One Drechmeria coniospora strain ARSEF 6962 chromosome 01, whole genome shotgun sequence genomic region harbors:
- a CDS encoding Eukaryotic aspartyl protease family protein: MRSSKPALFAAAATLLATFARALDPAPLSLQQGDWLGIDGNWSTVLFLLGSNSDVVNVLPSTGLSEFWTIGPGGCSGKDPTCNTARGGIHDPLTSKHWSSMGPWELGLGYVGVKGNGQYGLDTLNGLSPATDIGFGMSNVLLSVINVTDPFLGMFGLGIQTGRFSNSVVDSPLTQAVKAFGWIPSYSYAYTAGAHYRGAPVSATLGGYDTTRFVSHANNFTLNLAEGIPRPLVRGIQIAAKTVQDKPAQWTSLTQILSDWNTTFLPLIDSSTPYLWLPEPICDRFARALNLTYNSTFELYTLSNTQYRDFTSQDALTFTFTFTSYDNHNDFGLPLSVPGAVNITLPLKAFVGLLEYPFQGGAIKYGAPAVPYFTLKKAPGNETIIGRSFLQEAYLITRYDEASFSIHQARYPSMDANPNLVPIRQPSNSPFDPPPKPFNGAVLSTAQMVGVVLGAVFLCLAIFLSLCYCCCYRKRGPRQTKDTVEVDDQKDSTSTIVPDSPRTPVSRLLSKIGRRRRSRRIATGAGDAIQMPYEAPDCQIYELPASPLPAELDACGGDDMSFLGKTELGTDYSYYLSAYQLAKREMDRQLQGPVPAYSPPADGMALPSEKPVPDISPDQMMLPMDEPSPVSPTRSRGAESASNTFASASEPSPISPRLEWNTVELPSPATASLPHRRSLSVGTGVGSVHINPQLVGTDWSHSTQSTASVSAMGESASLSATSQRTPIGPSNVICLGPLPDYVQLRRHSIMPHMAGSDERGILANMFNAASIPSEGSLGSNYTEEEDRIFEEMTRQASHSQGQSTSVANEGSSSGWNREALEPQPSHAEQQLEQHSRNESGSERGRIDPGRDLVHVPQMAAKRYSWEEE; this comes from the exons ATGCGGTCCTCCAAACCggccctcttcgccgccgcagccacCCTCCTCGCCACGTTCGCCCGTGCTCTCGATCCCGCACCGCTCTCCCTTCAGCAAGGCGACTG GCTGGGCATCGACGGGAATTGGTCGACCGTTCTGTTCCTGCTGGGCTCCAACTCAGATGTCGTCAACGTCCTGCCGAGCACAGGTCTGTCCGAATTTTGGACCATAGGACCGGGAGGATGCTCCGGTA AAGACCCTACGTGCAACACTGCCCGTGGAGGCATCCACGACCCTCTGACATCGAAGCACTGGTCGAGCATGGGGCCATGGGAGCTGGGGCTCGGCTACGTGGGTGTCAAGGGCAACGGCCAGTACGGCCTTGACACCCTGAACGGCCTCAGTCCCGCCACTGATATCGGCTTCGGCATGTCCAACGTCCTCTTGTCCGTCATCAACGTCACCGATCCTTTCCTCGGCATGTTTGGGCTAGGCATCCAGACGGGGCGATTCAGCAACAGCGTCGTGGATTCTCCCCTGACCCAAGCCGTCAAGGCCTTTGGTTGGATTCCCAGCTATAGCTATGCTTACACGGCTGGCGCTCACTACC GCGGTGCTCCTGTATCGGCAACTCTTGGCGGCTATGACACGACCCGCTTTGTCTCGCATGCCAACAACTTCACCCTCAACTTGGCCGAAGGCATCCCCCGTCCTCTAGTTCGAGGAATCCAGATCGCCGCCAAAACCGTTCAGGACAAGCCTGCGCAATGGACCTCGTTGACCCAGATACTGTCTGATTGGAACACCACTTTCCTCCCTCTCATCGACAGCTCCACGCCTTACCTCTGGCTACCCGAGCCCATCTGCGACCGCTTTGCTCGGGCCCTGAACCTGACCTACAACAGCACCTTTGAGCTCTACACGCTCTCCAATACCCAGTACCGTGACTTCACCTCTCAGGACGCCCTCACCTTCACATTTACCTTCACGAGCTACGACAACCACAACGACTTCGGCCTGCCTCTCTCGGTTCCCGGCGCCGTCAACATCACCCTTCCCCTGAAGGccttcgtcggcctgctAGAGTACCCTTTCCAAGGCGGCGCCATCAAGTATGGCGCCCCTGCTGTGCCGTACTTCACGCTGAAGAAGGCGCCGGGCAACGAAACCATCATTGGGCGTTCCTTCCTGCAGGAGGCCTATCTCATCACCAGATATGATGAAGCTTCGTTCTCCATACACCAAGCCCGGTATCCTTCCATGGACGCAAACCCCAATCTTGTACCGATCAGGCAGCCGAGCAATAGCCCCTTTGACCCGCCACCGAAGCCCTTCAATGGTGCCGTTCTCAGCACCGCCCAGATGGTCGGCGTTGTCCTGGGAGCCGTCTTTCTATGCCTCGCCATCTTCCTCTCCTTGTGTTATTGCTGCTGCTACCGGAAGAGAGGCCCTCGGCAGACAAAGGACACGGTCGAGGTTGACGATCAGAAggactcgacgtcgaccaTTGTACCCGATTCACCTCGAACGCCAGTCTCGAGGCTTCTCTCCAAGATTGGAAGGCGTAGGCGGTCAAGAAGAATCGCGACCGGTGCAGGCGATGCCATCCAGATGCCGTATGAAGCGCCAGACTGCCAGATTTACGAGCTACCTGCCTCACCCCTGCCGGCCGAGCTGGACGCCTGCGGAGGCGATGACATGTCGTTTCTCGGAAAGACGGAGCTGGGCACGGACTATTCTTACTATCTCAGCGCCTACCAGCTGGCGAAGAGGGAGATGGACCGGCAATTGCAGGGCCCCGTGCCCGCATACTCCCCCCCCGCGGATGGCATGGCTCTACCCAGCGAAAAGCCTGTGCCCGATATCAGCCCAGACCAGATGATGCTGCCGATGGATGAGCCGTCACCAGTCTCACCAACAAGGTCACGCGGCGCCGAGTCCGCGTCCAACACCTTTGCCAGCGCGTCCGAACCATCCCCCATATCTCCGCGCTTGGAGTGGAACACTGTTGAATTGCCATCACCAGCCACGGCCTCGCTTCCTCACCGTCGGTCGCTTTCGGTTGGCACTGGAGTTGGGAGCGTGCACATAAACCCGCAGCTCGTTGGAACCGATTGGTCGCATTCAACgcagtcgacggcatcggtaTCGGCCATGGGTGAGTCCGCATCCCTCTCGGCTACCTCCCAGAGGACGCCGATCGGCCCGTCAAACGTTATTTGCCTCGGCCCCTTGCCGGATTATGTCCAGCTTCGACGGCACAGCATCATGCCTCACATGGCTGGCTCAGATGAGCGAGGCATCTTGGCCAACATGTTCAACGCCGCGTCGATACCTTCGGAGGGCAGTCTTGGCAGCAACTACACCGAGGAAGAGGATCGGATCTTTGAAGAAATGACCCGACAGGCCAGCCACTCGCAGGGCCAATCGACGAGCGTCGCGAACGAAGGCTCATCGTCTGGCTGGAACAGGGAAGCCCTAGAACCGCAGCCCTCGCACGCCGAGCAGCAGTTGGAGCAACATTCAAGAAACGAATCTGGATCCGAGCGCGGCCGGATCGACCCGGGCAGAGACCTCGTTCATGTCCCTCAAATGGCGGCAAAGCGATACAGCTGGGAGGAAGAGTGA
- a CDS encoding Nse1 non-SMC component of SMC5-6 complex: MDALLSRGYKDSHRAFLQALLAHGTITLREAQNILAAIINASSESNGDIRPDQVTQEDFQAYLEVASEAASLFDYEIRSTVHQLSKERIYALVNTASDPQTQLATTYNSEELSFIKRVLEGMFDKYNTPRMEVLAITEMQAIKLARPNRRQSQLDVSGEEQTQTTSDRGLKHSEVENVLASLVEGGWLEKSRDGFFAVTPRALLELRPWLIEMYNDPDVGPEEWQRIKFCEACKDIVTMGLRCAEPNCTLRLHDICQEAFWRAQRTSSCQKCSREWTGNSFVGERAVTMTEAYRNGRRKSGGRRSTLAEEVIHEQQQIDAASDGE; the protein is encoded by the coding sequence ATGGACGCGCTCCTGAGCCGAGGCTACAAAGACAGCCATCGTGCATTCTTGCAAGCCTTGCTGGCCCATGGCACCATCACCCTCCGAGAGGCGCAAAATATACTAGCAGCCATAATCAACGCATCTAGCGAATCCAATGGCGACATTAGACCGGATCAAGTGACGCAGGAGGATTTCCAAGCCTACCTCGAAGTCGCGTCTGAGGCGGCGTCTCTGTTCGACTACGAGATCCGAAGCACAGTCCATCAACTTTCCAAAGAGCGTATTTACGCTCTCGTAAATACGGCGTCGGACCCTCAGACACAGCTCGCCACGACGTACAACTCGGAGGAGCTGTCTTTCATCAAGAGAGTCCTTGAGGGCATGTTTGACAAATACAATACTCCCCGGATGGAGGTGCTCGCCATCACGGAAATGCAAGCCATCAAGTTGGCCCGACCAAATCGACGACAGAGCCAGCTCGATGTTTCTGGAGAAGAGCAGACACAAACAACAAGCGACAGAGGGCTCAAGCACAGTGAAGTCGAAAACGTGTTGGCaagcctcgtcgagggggGTTGGCTCGAGAAGAGCCGGGATGGCTTCTTCGCTGTTACACCACGAGCCCTGCTGGAGCTGCGGCCGTGGCTGATTGAAATGTACAACGACCCAGATGTCGGGCCAGAGGAGTGGCAGCGGATCAAGTTCTGCGAGGCCTGCAAGGACATTGTGACGATGGGTCTGCGGTGCGCGGAGCCCAACTGCACGCTGCGTCTGCACGACATTTGCCAGGAGGCCTTCTGGCGTGCGCAAAGGACAAGCAGCTGTCAAAAATGCTCGAGAGAATGGACGGGAAACAGCTTTGTGGGAGAACGAGCGGTCACGATGACGGAGGCGTACCGGAACGGTCGAAGAAAGAGCGGCGGACGGAGAAGCACCTTGGCAGAGGAGGTCATCCACGAACAACAGCAGATAGATGCAGCGAGCGACGGGGAGTGA
- a CDS encoding F-box and WD domain protein, with amino-acid sequence MQREAAESREQGPQIPNDPKSSNLAHDGLLDHLHRVPSLGSGSSRAASPPSIPDDDDLDASRPARKPDELNLGTPRTVFGQRIIDYENALAPPPRPKHARAFDAARHSDPTNAVQLTHLPNEILTHVFSHLHPDSHSSVALVSKRFYALVASPHAWRMAFMRYFPGHTCLGTNAFKVEANASAESPTDHSTSSESESRFFGRLTPLASWRSEYLFRTRLMRNLMRGKPGISHEGVGPAGSRDRSSKKKSAVLTFNSKLPSPITNLDAHLPGDKTMASRAIHGAGELAVATMSNPTSGKMEKWGLQDPFFAALLHETAPNLVPYGLGDGPAACPNRMDVSQAYGMLAGEGFPGGRAYFRAGEKLSGPGRYLAVESTDLAETYPDIPHIPDMLDSISSVWIAKSSAVPATTLSMCGMLTGSALGLVTAFSLGSEANRPVYGDGDMTARWVLSPGVPIVSLKVDDSYSTRRKASARLWAVALNALGEVYYLVDVPKPASMHNRPNVDRTRAANHVWLAGRSASWRLIEGTRRVARHHDSNHAAPASTHSPAWLLNSMERSNDQLAAEVRETERFFHHRPAHFRKLYHGWDMQRKLEVDFAADDGQGAGECILVIDCGLAEGQPARVRRFTRALQPTLLSHGEGNERDPSAGSASTAHASSLFGTQMSDLPPSPKLPFRAAAPLPDDWSCSSLHLNCHAHCTITASDLDRSTCSLLTLSEDPLQVQGEAGTASASSDEANAVAREIPGRRARLFAIGTKAGAVLAWNAREVGGPRGIRPVRVIQTESPEISCVAVSALYLVHGGSDGLAQAWDILASTSDAIRTINPRSNRRVPRHPIAMNPASWDRSHSAVGAIYLDPDATILRGVLSVGAYLRYWTYSSSGDATGRKRRHRHADMHGRIASRRLGETVSGYIAAEAAELRRENEHRAREHSRLRKHFGLGALGDLTEEEALRYAQLVSEESYLRAEQHRAIDSAADASHEMASFVEASTDAATPEPSATTGACLPPDTVADDDGDDDDEADFEQQIQDAIRLSLLDEEVTNAGAFSGGDSSGGFDYAIRVKPKSGRKCKRSSSPDHSPYADHSPITFGKPGSSQPVANEDESLALAIRLSLQYQNVPPSPSPSASSVQDDGALSSNVNAMGMRKREAE; translated from the exons ATGCAACGAGAGGCCGCGGAAAGTCGAGAACAAGGTCCTCAAATTCCCAACGACCCGAAATCTTCCAACCTCGCCCACGATGGCTTACTCGACCACCTCCATCGCGTACCGTCACTGGGCTCTGGCAGCTCCCGAGCCGCCTCACCACCCTCCATCCccgatgatgacgacctcgacgcgtCTCGGCCCGCCCGGAAGCCAGATGAACTGAATCTCGGCACACCGAGGACCGTCTTTGGCCAGAGGATCATCGACTACGAGAATGCCCTGGCACCACCACCTAGGCCGAAGCACGCTCGGGCTTTCGACGCCGCGAGGCACTCCGACCCAACGAACGCCGTCCAGCTCACCCATCTTCCAAATG AGATTCTGACACACGTCTTCTCCCATCTTCACCCCGACTCGCATTCGTCCGTTGCCTTGGTGTCGAAGCGTTTCTATGCCCTCGTGGCGTCGCCGCACGCCTGGCGCATGGCCTTCATGCGCTACTTTCCGGGCCACACGTGCCTCGGCACCAATGCCTTCAAGGTAGAAGCCAATGCCTCGGCTGAGTCCCCAACGGACCATTCCACCTCGTCTGAATCCGAATCTCGCTTCTTTGGGAGGCTCACCCCTCTCGCATCGTGGAGAAGCGAGTACCTTTTCCGGACTCGCTTGATGCGGAACCTAATGCGAGGCAAGCCGGGAATCAGtcacgagggcgtcggcccCGCGGGAAGCAGAGACCGATCGTCGAAGAAGAAAAGTGCCGTTTTGACTTTCAACTCGAAGCTTCCATCACCCATCACGAACCTTGATGCCCACTTACCTGGCGACAAGACGATGGCGTCTCGGGCGATTCACGGCGCCGGAGAGCTGGCTGTCGCGACCATGAGCAATCCGACAAGCGGAAAGATGGAGAAATGGGGTCTTCAAGATCCCTTCTTCGCTGCTCTGCTGCATGAGACTGCCCCCAACCTTGTCCCCTACGGTTTGGGGGACGGACCAGCGGCCTGCCCCAACCGTATGGACGTCAGCCAGGCGTATGGAATGCTTGCGGGAGAGGGATTTCCTGGCGGCCGGGCCTACTTTCGGGCGGGAGAGAAACTGTCTGGTCCGGGCCGGTacctggccgtcgagagTACCGACTTGGCCGAGACGTACCCCGACATCCCACACATCCCCGACATGCTGGATTCCATCAGCAGTGTTTGGATAGCCAAGTCTTCGGCCGTACCGGCCACCACACTCTCCATGTGCGGCATGCTGACCGGCTCGGCATTGGGCCTCGTCACGGCTTTCTCGCTTGGATCGGAGGCCAACCGGCCGGTgtacggcgacggcgacatgACGGCTCGATGGGTTCTTAGCCCCGGCGTACCCATCGTCTCGCTCAAGGTCGACGACAGCTACAGCACAAGGCGCAAGGCATCCGCGAGGCTCTGGGCCGTTGCCCTGAACGCCTTGGGCGAGGTGTACTACCTTGTCGACGTGCCCAAGCCCGCCAGCATGCATAATCGGCCCAACGTGGATCGCACCCGTGCCGCCAACCATGTCTGGCTGGCCGGTCGGTCGGCATCCTGGCGGCTCATCGAAGGTACTCGCCGCGTCGCCCGACACCACGATTCGAACCACGCTGCCCCCGCCAGTACGCACTCGCCAGCCTGGCTGCTGAACTCGATGGAGCGCAGCAACGATCAGCTCGCAGCCGAGGTCCGTGAGACGGAGCGATTCTTTCATCACAGGCCCGCTCATTTCCGCAAACTTTACCATGGCTGGGACATGCAGCGCAAGTTGGAGGTGGactttgccgccgacgacggccaaggcgccgGAGAGTGCATCCTTGTCATCGACtgcggcctcgccgagggccaaCCTGCCCGCGTCCGCCGCTTCACCAGGGCGCTGCAGCCAACCCTGCTATCCCATGGAGAAGGAAACGAGAGAGATCCATCGGCCGGCTCAGCCTCCACAGCCCATGCTTCCTCGCTCTTTGGCACTCAAATGTCGGACCTTCCTCCGTCGCCAAAGCTCCCGTTCCGCGCTGCGGCACCCCTGCCGGATGATTGGTCATGCTCGAGTTTGCATCTCAACTGCCATGCTCATTGTACAATCACCGCCTCCGACTTGGACCGTTCTACTTGCTCCCTCCTTACCTTGAGCGAGGATCCGCTCCAGGTTCAAGGAGAAGCTGGTACAGCCTCTGCCTCGTCCGACGAAGCAAACGCTGTTGCAAGGGAGATACCCGGGCGCCGAGCACGACTCTTCGCCATCGGCACCAAGGCTGGTGCCGTACTCGCCTGGAATGCCCGGGAAGTGGGCGGCCCCCGGGGTATCCGCCCCGTCCGCGTTATTCAGACGGAGTCCCCCGAGATATCATGCGTTGCCGTGTCCGCCCTCTACCTGGTCCATGGAGGGAGCGACGGGCTCGCTCAAGCCTGGGATATactggcgtcgacgtcggatGCCATCAGAACAATCAATCCCAGATCCAACAGACGCGTGCCTCGCCATCCCATAGCCATGAACCCCGCTTCGTGGGACAGAAGCCACTCTGCAGTCGGAGCAATCTATCTTGATCCCGACGCCACCATCCTGCGTGGTGTCCTGTCCGTTGGGGCGTATTTGCGATATTGGACGTATAGCTCATCCGGCGACGCAACCGGACGTaagcgccgccatcgacatgCCGACATGCACGGTCGTATAGCAAGTCGTCGACTCGGCGAGACTGTTTCCGGATACATTGCGGCAGAAGCGGCCGAGCTGCGGCGAGAGAACGAACATCGAGCCCGGGAGCATTCTCGCCTGCGCAAGCATTTCGGCTTAGGCGCTCTCGGCGATTTGACGGAAGAGGAAGCGCTGCGGTATGCCCAACTCGTTTCCGAGGAATCCTACCTTCGAGCCGAGCAGCACCGCGCGATTGACTCGGCAGCGGACGCAAGTCACGAAATGGCGTCGTTCGTCGAGGCGTCCACGGACGCAGCCACACCGGAACCCAGTGCCACCACCGGTGCTTGCCTGCCGCCCGACACGGTGgcggatgacgatggcgatgatgatgacgaagCCGACTTTGAGCAGCAGATTCAGGACGCCATTCGACTGTCCCTGCTGGACGAGGAAGTGACCAACGCGGGCGCGTTCTCGGGTGGTGACAGCTCTGGCGGCTTTGATTATGCCATCAGGGTCAAGCCCAAGAGCGGCAGGAAGTGTAAGCGTTCGAGCTCGCCCGATCATTCGCCTTACGCCGACCACTCGCCCATTACGTTTGGCAAACCCGGATCATCGCAGCCCGTGGCTAACGAGGATGAAAGCCTTGCCCTCGCCATCCGTCTCAGCCTGCAGTATCAGAACGTGCCaccttcgccgtcgccttcagCGTCGAGCGtccaggacgacggcgccttATCCTCGAACGTCAATGCGATGGGCATGAGGAAACGGGAAGCCGAATAA